From Cydia fagiglandana chromosome 24, ilCydFagi1.1, whole genome shotgun sequence, a single genomic window includes:
- the LOC134676376 gene encoding E3 ubiquitin-protein ligase RNF8-like has product MEAQFPVLCAFTPLKPGSEKFQRIPITTNVFKLGRGQHNTVVIPYKCLSKDHCLFKKVESNWLIENCSYSSIKVNDNRLRKGETHKLCDQDIIKLESSNELVYKFMSNTNTKSPKCKRRKLDENVQNDNNLKKTESTRSMRSDINKNLNDTQINMKEQILLEQSKREKEIYDDYAVRIEKLKGSKKNVKNQKALLKMRRNAQLEINKVKMEERIASAMAQTESNANKRSKDKPDNQNGQGDQRTNDQSEARREQDRARMKEKRELKKLRRETRRLKLDKEKKLKELEKQKLRREKQLQDELDKVNKKLAKERELHEKERRRAEQLLNQKKEELKKVSPSTSSNSKLDMESELQCSICSELFVRATTLGCSHSFCRYCIRKWTANKKECPICRAAITSECRSIVLDSLVEKMTESAEAKKKRQELVKARDELEAKEPTTTANSGSQNYLFDPNFIRDFLQAENSNSESSYHGRESSLEPDSDMLVPMDTDSEPSGFGDSDVFSGRDENGESEYDEPENEENYEGYSGESDRENDEIYDEAPENEEEEEHEGNSENGGHDDENYDEVENSPTDNEDQDENDPEYHEGEESASENYDEGEPENYDEGENSGPENYDEGENSGPENYDEGDNTEPENYDQGENSGPENYDEGDNSAPENYDEGGYSAPEYDGDSYAEDGGDDDDDYY; this is encoded by the exons ATGGAAGCTCAATTCCCGGTACTGTGTGCTTTTACGCCTTTGAAACCTGGTTCTGAGAAATTCCAAAGAATCCCTATTACAACCAACGTC TTCAAGCTTGGCCGTGGACAGCACAACACAGTTGTCATACCCTACAAATGCCTCTCAAAAGACCATTGCTTATTCAAGAAAGTAGAAAGCAAttggctgatagaaaactgtagCTATTCCAGTATAAAAGTTAACGATAATAGGCTCCGTAAAGGTGAAACACACAAACTGTGTGATCAAGACATTATTAAGTTGGAATCATCGAACGAATTGGTTTACAAATTCATGTCAAATACAAATACGAAAAGCCCAAAGTGCAAGAGACGCAAACTCgatgaaaatgtacaaaatgataataatttaaagaaaactgAGTCGACAAGAAGTATGCGTAGTGATATCAATAAGAATCTAAACGATACACAGATAAATATGAAAGAGCAGATATTATTGGAGCAGAGTAAGAGAGAGAAAGAGATATATGATGACTATGCTGTTCGTATTGAGAAACTGAAGGGGTCTAAAAAGAATGTGAAGAACCAGAAGGCTTTGCTTAAAATGCGGAGAAATGCTCAGCTGGAAATCAATAAAGTGAAAATGGAGGAACGGATAGCTTCTGCGATG GCACAAACAGAATCAAACGCAAACAAACGTTCCAAAGACAAACCGGACAATCAGAATGGACAAGGGGACCAAAGAACCAACGACCAATCAGAAGCCAGGCGAGAGCAGGACAGGGCGCGGATGAAAGAGAAACGGGAGCTGAAAAAACTTCGCAGGGAAACTAGGCGGCTAAAGCTTGATAAAGAAAAA AAGCTAAAAGAACTAGAGAAACAGAAACTACGCAGAGAGAAGCAATTGCAAGACGAGTTGGACAAGGTGAACAAAAAGCTGGCGAAAGAGAGGGAGCTACACGAGAAAGAGAGAAGAAGAGCTGAGCAGCTACTCAATCAGAAGAAAGAGGAACTTAAAAAG GTCTCACCAAGCACCAGTTCCAACTCGAAGTTAGACATGGAGTCGGAACTGCAGTGCAGCATATGCTCGGAGCTGTTCGTCCGCGCCACCACACTCGGCTGCTCGCATAGCTTCTGCCGGTACTGTATCCGCAAGTGGACCGCCAATAAGAAGGAGTGCCCCATCTGCAG AGCGGCCATAACTTCGGAGTGTAGAAGTATAGTGCTCGACTCGCTGGTCGAGAAAATGACGGAATCCGCGGAGGCCAAGAAGAAACGCCAGGAGCTGGTCAAAGCCAGGGACG AACTGGAGGCTAAGGAACCCACAACGACTGCCAATAG CGGAAGCCAAAACTACCTCTTCGATCCCAACTTTATCCGTGATTTCTTGCAAGCCGAGAACTCGAACTCTGAATCAAGCTACCACGGCCGAGAATCTTCACTCGAGCCGGATTCAGACATGCTCGTACCCATGGACACGGACTCGGAGCCTTCTGGCTTTGGTGATTCTGATGTGTTCTCGGGTCGCGACGAGAATGGAGAATCGGAGTATGATGAGCCCGAGAATGAAGAGAATTACGAAGGATACTCGGGGGAAAGTGATCGTGAAAATGACGAGATTTACGATGAAG CGCCGGAaaacgaggaagaagaagagcaCGAGGGCAACTCGGAGAACGGCGGCCACGATGACGAGAATTATGATGAAGTCGAGAATTCTCCGACAGACAACGAAGATCAA GACGAGAATGATCCGGAATACCATGAAGGTGAAGAATCGGCGTCGGAAAATTACGATGAAGGAGAACCAGAGAATTATGATGAAGGCGAGAATTCAGGGCCGGAGAATTATGATGAGGGAGAGAATTCAGGGCCGGAGAATTATGATGAGGGTGACAATACAGAACCAGAGAATTACGATCAAGGTGAAAATTCAGGTCCTGAAAATTACGATGAAGGTGATAATTCAGCTCCGGAGAATTATGATGAAGGCGGTTATTCAGCGCCCGAGTACGATGGAGACTCGTATGCGGAAGATGGCggtgacgatgatgatgattattattaa